From a single Tachypleus tridentatus isolate NWPU-2018 chromosome 6, ASM421037v1, whole genome shotgun sequence genomic region:
- the LOC143251781 gene encoding sulfotransferase 1C4-like codes for MKLGENLRGNGERKYNMQKAAQIKKSHHVTGNIAGRLEDEITDFMKPQTQLIDGLFIPKGLFKEDRVRAAMRFQPKPGDVIIVTYPKCGTTWTQYIVWEILNEGATPPQVHEMFNNEIPFLELTGTEAVEHIPPPRAFKVHFPFAYTPYSSKCKYIVVVRNPWDCCVLYFFHTKQLVFANQFEEGTFDDFFE; via the exons ATGAAGTTAGGTGAGAACCTCAGGGGAAATGGTGAGAGAAAATATAACATGCAGAAAGCAGCACAAATCAAGAAAAGCCACCATGTGACAGGAA ATATAGCTGGTCGTTTGGAGGACGAAATTACAGATTTTATGAAACCTCAAACACAACTTATCGACGGGTTATTTATCCCCAAGGGTTTGTTCAAAGAGGACAGAGTCCGAGCTGCTATGAGATTCCAACCCAAACCAGGAGATGTCATAATTGTCACTTACCCAAAGTGTGGTACAACCTGGACTCAATATATAGTATGGGAGATTCTTAATGAAGGGGCGACACCTCCACAAGttcatgaaatgtttaataatgaaATTCCTTTCCTTGAGCTTACAGGAACTGAGGCTGTAGAACATATTCCACCCCCTAGAGCCTTCAAAGTTCATTTTCCATTCGCTTACACCCCTTATAGCTCGAAATGTAAGTATATTGTTGTTGTCAGGAACCCCTGGGACTGCTGTGTGTTGTATTTCTTTCACACTAAACAGTTGGTGTTTGCGAACCAGTTTGAAGAAGGAACATTTGATGATTTCTTCGAATGA
- the LOC143254043 gene encoding uncharacterized protein LOC143254043, which produces MPRRFCAQCKVYIKVGDKALHCSGECQKWYHLRCKNFTEQDLEYFNEIGKSYECDFCMRKRKLSLNSESPLRRTVSISLEGETVNLVENSELDLNMGEADMKWLKTKVTEILSRLDDFHLIKVKVEELVTFFQFYSEKVETMSEDITTLRAEVKECKQENKTLKHENEELWKEMASFRRKMCDAEQYSYNYNVLIGGIPEKPNENLQEVVEKITTTFGVDCAPTDIDTVHRIGKKTTENKSPRQIVVKFCHWSCVMNCSDVNVAYDNFAEVLTDCIQSCTTTVSVSILTI; this is translated from the exons atgccacgtagattttgtgctcaatgtaaagtttatattaaagttggtgataaagcccttcattgctctggtgagtgtcaaaaatggtatcatttaagatgtaagaactttactgaacaggatttggaatattttaatgaaattgggaaaagttatgaatgtgatttttgtatgagaaaaagaaagttaagcctaaatagtgaatctccattaagaaggactgtgtccatttcgttagagggggagacagtgaatcttgttgagaatagtgagcttgatttaaatatgggggaggcagatatgaagtggcttaagacaaaagttactgaaattttgtcaagacttgacgactttcacttaattaaagtaaaggtcgaagaattagtgactttctttcaattttattcagagaaggtagaaactatgagtgaggatatcactactttgagagctgaagttaaggagtgtaaacaggaaaataaaacattaaagcatgaaaatgaagaattgtggaaggagatggcaagttttcggaggaagatgtgtgacgcggaacaatattcttataactataatgttttgattggaggtattccagagaagcctaatgagaatttgcaagaagttgttgagaagattacaactacttttggggttgactgtgctcctacagatattgacactgttcatcgtataggaaagaaaacaactgaaaataagagtccgagacagattgttgttaagttttgtc attggtcctgtgttatgaattgttctgatgttaatgttgcttatgataattttgctgaagtgttaactgattgtattcaaagttgtactactactgtttctgtgtcaatTTTGACCATTTGA